The following are encoded together in the Candidatus Zixiibacteriota bacterium genome:
- a CDS encoding sigma-70 family RNA polymerase sigma factor, whose amino-acid sequence MDAQKVFRGEVATTVDDADDARVRELIARYREGDNLAFSELVRRYRSQVASLAYRIVSDYDEAADIAQDVFVKMSRNMWRFDERRKFYTWLYRITVNASIDYLRKHNRHRHEPLENFHEVLEAVRSAAPDQTYRRRQVKRYISELAGTLSDKQRSAFVLRDIEGCRVDDVATIMNMPEATVRWYLHRARAKLRRELRRRCPHLLSAMGIAL is encoded by the coding sequence ATGGATGCACAGAAGGTCTTTCGGGGCGAGGTCGCCACGACCGTGGACGACGCCGACGACGCGCGGGTCCGTGAGTTGATCGCGAGATACCGTGAGGGCGATAATCTGGCATTCTCCGAGCTGGTGCGGCGTTATCGCAGCCAGGTCGCCTCGCTGGCCTATCGTATCGTCAGCGACTATGACGAAGCCGCCGATATCGCGCAGGACGTCTTCGTCAAAATGTCACGCAACATGTGGCGTTTTGACGAACGCCGGAAATTCTACACCTGGCTGTACCGCATCACCGTCAACGCGTCGATAGACTACCTGCGCAAACACAATCGCCACCGTCACGAACCCCTGGAAAACTTCCACGAGGTCCTCGAAGCCGTACGGTCGGCGGCCCCCGACCAGACCTACCGTCGCCGACAGGTCAAGCGCTACATCTCCGAACTCGCCGGCACCCTGAGCGACAAGCAACGCTCCGCGTTTGTTCTGCGGGACATCGAGGGCTGTCGCGTGGACGACGTGGCGACCATCATGAACATGCCGGAGGCAACCGTTCGCTGGTACCTGCACCGCGCGCGGGCCAAACTCCGCCGCGAACTGCGCCGCCGCTGCCCGCATCTCCTTTCGGCCATGGGGATCGCTCTGTAG
- a CDS encoding GYD domain-containing protein: MKTFILMSSVNPHLPSPVGVATAMRDCATTSRGWVDRAKQLVPEAEFVAHFALLGSYDFMDIYHAPDEETAAKVAWICCADGTFKVESWTAIPESRMKELASQLANSIEQNEQRKATP, translated from the coding sequence ATGAAGACGTTCATACTGATGTCGAGCGTTAACCCTCACCTGCCCTCACCGGTCGGCGTAGCGACCGCGATGCGCGACTGCGCGACGACATCGAGGGGCTGGGTTGACCGTGCCAAGCAACTGGTGCCTGAGGCCGAGTTTGTGGCCCACTTTGCACTTCTCGGCAGTTATGATTTCATGGATATTTATCATGCGCCCGACGAGGAGACCGCCGCCAAGGTGGCCTGGATCTGCTGTGCCGACGGCACGTTCAAGGTCGAGAGCTGGACGGCGATACCCGAGTCCCGCATGAAAGAACTGGCGTCGCAACTGGCGAATTCTATCGAACAGAACGAACAGCGAAAAGCGACTCCCTAA
- a CDS encoding peptidoglycan DD-metalloendopeptidase family protein, translated as MLKNRLTFLLIPDSQSESRQLSIRWWVIYASAGLLVLLVITSFFFAGQYVTDQVEQTELARLRTENQRLTEKYEQIRWDLSEANARYQDLVQKEIAIRTMFDLPEINIEERQLGTGGPGSQKYATMSQGEKLAYRTEVEVDRLLRLSEFEIEKYGEVEQELSSLKDRLEHTPSIWPTKGWLSRGYGMKYDPFTGYKQMHRGIDVANRTGTVIIAPAAGVVKSVGKAGGLGKMIVIDHGYGFVTRYGHLSQIIVQRGQKVMRGDEIAMMGNSGYSTGPHLHYEVWRNGKALDPREFILNDM; from the coding sequence ATGCTGAAGAATAGACTGACATTTCTGTTGATTCCGGATTCGCAAAGCGAATCCCGCCAGTTGTCAATCCGCTGGTGGGTCATTTACGCTTCTGCGGGCCTCCTTGTCCTGTTGGTTATTACGAGCTTTTTCTTTGCTGGACAATATGTTACCGACCAGGTCGAGCAGACCGAGCTGGCCCGACTTCGGACAGAGAACCAGCGCCTGACCGAGAAATACGAACAGATCCGATGGGATCTTTCCGAGGCGAATGCCCGATACCAGGACCTGGTGCAGAAAGAAATCGCCATCCGAACCATGTTCGACCTGCCGGAAATCAATATCGAAGAGCGGCAGTTGGGTACCGGTGGTCCCGGATCCCAGAAATATGCCACTATGTCACAGGGTGAAAAGCTGGCGTACCGGACCGAGGTCGAGGTGGACCGCCTGCTCCGACTTTCAGAGTTTGAGATAGAGAAATACGGCGAAGTCGAGCAAGAACTTAGCTCGCTCAAGGACCGTCTTGAACATACCCCGTCGATTTGGCCTACCAAAGGCTGGCTCTCCCGCGGTTACGGCATGAAGTACGATCCATTTACGGGCTACAAGCAAATGCACCGTGGGATCGATGTCGCAAATCGGACCGGCACCGTCATTATCGCCCCCGCGGCCGGCGTCGTGAAGTCGGTCGGAAAGGCCGGCGGGCTGGGCAAAATGATCGTAATCGACCACGGTTATGGATTCGTGACCCGCTACGGGCACCTCTCACAGATCATAGTGCAGCGGGGCCAGAAGGTTATGCGCGGAGACGAAATCGCCATGATGGGCAATTCCGGCTATTCGACCGGGCCACACCTGCATTATGAGGTCTGGCGCAATGGCAAGGCGCTCGACCCGCGGGAGTTCATCCTCAACGATATGTAA
- a CDS encoding HAMP domain-containing sensor histidine kinase, translating into MTTVSEQRLIETLPDEAALHQEADRWLEMFSIFIHDIESPLASVKYLLKMLESGSYDPKNERHVRIVRSSRVAVERAESILYDIMAVARAGKAGIPLELTNLVPDAVIREAIELAQGSAAEHRIELTYRNNAGDIAVKADPKLLKRAVDNLIYNGIRHTPAGGTVAVYTEPAEASMFIHVKDSGPGLGDIDPAVLFEKYGQLHARAQGQHRGVGLGLYFCKLAATGMGGTVLADDHPKGGAVFSLKLPKAEG; encoded by the coding sequence ATGACAACCGTGTCTGAACAACGATTGATAGAAACACTTCCGGACGAAGCGGCCCTTCATCAGGAGGCCGACCGCTGGCTGGAGATGTTCTCGATATTCATTCATGACATCGAATCCCCGCTCGCGTCCGTCAAATACCTGCTCAAGATGCTCGAAAGCGGCTCGTATGACCCGAAGAACGAACGTCATGTCCGAATCGTCAGATCGAGCCGAGTGGCTGTAGAACGCGCCGAGTCGATTCTGTACGACATCATGGCCGTCGCGCGGGCCGGCAAAGCCGGTATACCGCTTGAATTGACGAATCTGGTTCCCGACGCCGTCATCCGCGAAGCGATCGAACTTGCGCAGGGATCAGCGGCCGAACATCGAATCGAACTCACGTATCGAAACAACGCAGGCGACATCGCGGTCAAGGCCGACCCGAAGTTGCTCAAGCGAGCGGTCGATAACCTGATCTACAACGGCATTCGCCATACGCCCGCCGGCGGAACGGTCGCCGTATACACGGAGCCTGCCGAGGCGAGCATGTTCATTCACGTCAAGGACTCGGGTCCGGGGCTTGGAGATATCGACCCGGCCGTGCTGTTCGAGAAATACGGCCAGCTCCATGCCCGCGCACAGGGACAACACCGTGGCGTAGGACTCGGCCTGTACTTCTGCAAGCTCGCTGCCACCGGGATGGGGGGGACCGTGCTTGCCGACGATCACCCGAAAGGTGGCGCGGTCTTCTCGCTCAAACTTCCGAAAGCCGAGGGTTAG
- a CDS encoding HAMP domain-containing sensor histidine kinase, whose protein sequence is MTPRLSSRTAFVLFIVLVVVAFAQAVWWIVFMAMLVDEKVDIARDLGAPADIVQTIHEQEVRRQIMVGLEGCFFLILLLVGAWLIYRSLVKAEQLKSHQENFIMAVTHELKTPLASMLVSLDSLASPRIADDRKRELIPRMKEDVRRLERIVNNVLEAGRLGRSQEALHREVTDLSSLVEKLIARVSTVSTRLPLTVDKNIEPGVVVMADPQELSRAVEAVLENSLKYHDEKVIHIAVSLSREGGHAVLSISDRGIGLTRQDCEAVFERFYRVGNELTRRSSGTGLGLYLAREVIRAHKGTITAHSDGVGTGTTFKIMLKAGVEA, encoded by the coding sequence GTGACCCCCAGGTTATCAAGCCGGACGGCATTCGTGCTCTTCATCGTCCTGGTCGTCGTTGCCTTCGCCCAGGCCGTGTGGTGGATTGTCTTTATGGCGATGCTGGTCGATGAAAAGGTCGATATCGCCCGCGATCTGGGTGCGCCCGCCGACATCGTTCAAACGATCCACGAACAGGAAGTGCGTCGGCAGATCATGGTCGGCCTCGAAGGGTGCTTTTTCCTGATATTGCTGCTGGTCGGTGCGTGGCTCATTTACCGCTCGCTGGTGAAAGCGGAGCAGTTGAAGTCCCACCAGGAGAACTTCATTATGGCCGTCACGCACGAACTGAAAACGCCGCTCGCATCGATGCTGGTGTCACTGGACTCGCTGGCGTCGCCGCGTATCGCCGACGACCGCAAGCGAGAGCTCATCCCGCGTATGAAAGAGGACGTGCGGCGGCTGGAACGTATTGTCAACAACGTGCTTGAAGCGGGACGGCTCGGCCGATCGCAGGAGGCCCTGCATCGGGAGGTTACCGATCTCTCATCGCTGGTGGAGAAGCTGATCGCGCGTGTGAGCACTGTCTCGACCCGCCTTCCGCTCACGGTGGACAAGAACATCGAGCCGGGGGTCGTGGTCATGGCCGATCCGCAGGAATTGTCGCGGGCCGTTGAGGCCGTACTCGAGAACTCGCTGAAATATCACGACGAGAAGGTCATACATATAGCCGTTTCGCTCAGTCGCGAAGGCGGGCACGCTGTGCTGTCCATATCAGACCGGGGGATCGGTCTGACCCGACAGGATTGTGAGGCGGTCTTCGAGCGCTTCTACCGGGTCGGCAACGAACTGACACGGCGATCGTCCGGCACCGGACTCGGGCTGTACCTGGCCAGAGAAGTGATCCGGGCGCACAAAGGGACGATCACTGCCCACTCCGACGGAGTCGGAACGGGTACGACCTTCAAAATCATGCTGAAGGCGGGAGTTGAAGCATGA
- a CDS encoding chemotaxis protein yields MKLDAESYLKSGSNELRVLEYRTGGQSFGVNILKVNKIVNDLTHLIRVPEAHSAVCGVFRDMNRLVPVIDLAGFLGLANEKSDKQKVIVTEFFGLLTGFLIDRVDWIHHFQWQDVIDTEKVFSNIDHRYVIGIVKPTEERMVLLLDYETILLDLCPHLRSGQSRSITAHEDFTGKRVLIAEDSPSVRAMLVNEMSDLGFEVVDTCDGTEAWAAFERAPFDLVISDVEMPQMDGLALTLRIRQSEQPATPVIVYSSIGDVGMKARAQFLKADAHITKLNLDRLIDTANRLIRGERPDAVEAESSPAVTACETIPVE; encoded by the coding sequence ATGAAACTGGATGCCGAATCATACTTGAAGAGCGGATCAAACGAACTGCGCGTGCTGGAATACCGCACCGGCGGGCAGTCGTTCGGGGTGAATATTCTCAAGGTCAATAAGATCGTCAATGATCTGACCCATTTGATTCGCGTCCCCGAGGCCCACAGCGCCGTGTGCGGCGTGTTTCGAGACATGAATCGTCTCGTCCCGGTGATCGACCTCGCCGGTTTCCTCGGTCTGGCCAACGAGAAATCGGATAAACAAAAAGTGATCGTGACGGAGTTTTTCGGACTCCTGACGGGTTTTCTCATTGACCGCGTCGACTGGATTCACCACTTCCAGTGGCAGGATGTGATCGATACAGAGAAAGTATTCTCCAATATCGATCATCGCTACGTCATAGGAATCGTCAAGCCGACCGAAGAACGTATGGTGCTGCTGCTCGACTATGAGACGATCCTTCTTGACCTCTGTCCGCATCTTCGGTCCGGGCAGTCGCGGTCCATAACCGCGCACGAAGACTTTACGGGCAAACGCGTATTGATCGCGGAAGACTCGCCTTCGGTCCGGGCGATGCTGGTCAACGAAATGAGCGACCTTGGATTCGAGGTCGTGGATACCTGCGACGGCACCGAAGCGTGGGCCGCGTTCGAGAGAGCCCCGTTTGACCTCGTTATTTCCGACGTCGAGATGCCGCAGATGGATGGCCTCGCCCTGACGCTGCGGATTCGCCAGTCGGAACAACCCGCCACCCCGGTTATCGTCTATTCGTCGATCGGCGACGTCGGCATGAAGGCCCGGGCGCAGTTCCTGAAGGCCGATGCCCATATAACCAAGCTGAATCTCGATCGGCTCATCGATACGGCCAACAGGCTCATTCGCGGCGAGAGGCCCGATGCGGTCGAAGCGGAGTCTTCGCCGGCGGTTACCGCCTGCGAGACTATTCCCGTCGAGTAA
- a CDS encoding heavy metal translocating P-type ATPase, translating into MNSIFDTAVGPPIFHDMSASSELNLKIEGMHCASCVSSIEKGVQSLDGVAACRVNLATNSAVVSIDEGKLDRKLVIRRIEELGFKATVGRPDILTANQQETKAAREAFLTAAIVTVPLMVVAMLPMALHRPIIGPLADGLVQAVIAAFVVFYCGRSILHDALVQVRHIRANMNTLIALGTLTAFGWSLYALVLIARGKTEPLYFESAGMIVTLILLGRFLEARAKGKAGEAIRALWALRPSKTTAIINNVEIEIDSDSVREGMIVLVRPGERLPADGQVLEGKPVLDESMVTGESTPIERSPGDGVIGGSLNGNHPFKMKVTAAGEHSYLATIVRLVSEAQSAKAPVQRLADKVAGIFVPIVLGLALITLVAWYLLAPDSPLMIRSTIAVLIIACPCALGLATPTAVLAGTGRAARAGVVIRGGDVLEKVRHVDTVIFDKTGTLTQGELEVVSVKSFGQIAEQSLTRIVGALEGQSEHPVARAIARYMKLQQVDPAVVKNIEAKPGFGLTGECDGRRLLVGSRFLMESENVSFGQSLMQGEREMDQGRTVVYAALDGQVVGFFALTDRVRPDARDIVAHLKKQGIRVTMLSGDNRRTAEGIARSLGLEHYEAEIRPEQKKMMVESYRKVGFSVAMVGDGINDAPALAAADVGIALGAGTDIAAEASDVVLVRTRLMDLRKLFDISVASMRVIKQNLFWAFFYNVVAIPIAAGALYPITGLTLSPMIAAAAMSLSSVFVVSNSLRLSRLEL; encoded by the coding sequence ATGAATTCTATTTTTGACACGGCTGTTGGACCGCCTATATTCCACGATATGTCGGCCTCCAGCGAACTCAATCTGAAAATCGAGGGAATGCACTGCGCGAGCTGTGTAAGTTCGATCGAGAAAGGCGTGCAGTCTCTCGACGGCGTGGCGGCGTGCCGTGTCAATCTCGCCACCAACTCGGCAGTGGTGAGTATCGACGAAGGCAAGCTGGATCGGAAACTGGTCATACGCAGAATCGAAGAGCTCGGATTCAAGGCGACCGTCGGCCGTCCGGATATCCTGACGGCCAACCAGCAGGAGACAAAGGCGGCACGCGAGGCGTTCCTGACTGCCGCAATAGTGACCGTTCCGCTCATGGTGGTCGCTATGCTGCCTATGGCGCTGCACCGACCAATCATCGGACCATTGGCCGACGGTTTGGTGCAGGCCGTCATTGCCGCGTTTGTCGTTTTCTACTGCGGCCGGAGCATACTGCACGATGCGCTTGTCCAGGTCAGACATATTCGCGCCAACATGAATACGCTCATCGCGCTCGGCACGCTCACGGCGTTCGGATGGAGTCTCTATGCGCTCGTGTTAATCGCTCGCGGCAAGACCGAACCTCTGTATTTTGAGTCGGCCGGGATGATCGTCACGCTGATCCTGCTCGGTCGCTTTCTCGAAGCCCGGGCCAAGGGGAAGGCCGGTGAAGCGATCCGCGCACTCTGGGCGCTGCGGCCGTCAAAAACCACCGCGATCATCAACAACGTTGAAATTGAAATCGACTCCGATTCCGTTCGCGAAGGTATGATTGTTCTCGTGCGGCCCGGGGAACGACTTCCTGCCGACGGTCAGGTGCTCGAAGGCAAACCGGTGCTGGACGAGTCTATGGTGACGGGGGAATCTACACCGATAGAGCGCAGTCCCGGCGACGGCGTGATCGGCGGTTCTCTCAACGGTAACCACCCGTTCAAGATGAAGGTGACGGCGGCCGGCGAACACAGCTATCTCGCAACCATCGTCCGACTCGTCTCCGAGGCGCAGTCAGCAAAGGCCCCCGTGCAGCGGCTCGCCGACAAGGTGGCGGGCATCTTTGTCCCGATCGTGCTCGGCCTTGCCCTGATTACGCTGGTGGCCTGGTACCTCCTGGCGCCGGACAGTCCCCTGATGATCAGGTCGACAATCGCGGTGCTGATTATTGCATGCCCCTGTGCGCTCGGCCTCGCGACTCCGACTGCGGTCCTCGCGGGCACCGGTCGTGCTGCACGCGCCGGCGTGGTTATCCGGGGCGGCGATGTGCTCGAAAAGGTCCGTCACGTCGATACCGTGATCTTCGACAAGACCGGCACCCTGACCCAGGGGGAACTCGAAGTTGTCTCCGTCAAGTCGTTCGGCCAGATCGCCGAGCAGAGTCTCACGCGTATCGTCGGGGCGCTGGAAGGGCAGTCCGAACATCCGGTCGCCAGAGCGATCGCGCGGTACATGAAACTCCAGCAGGTCGATCCCGCAGTGGTGAAAAACATCGAGGCCAAGCCCGGCTTCGGCCTGACCGGCGAGTGTGACGGTCGTCGCCTCCTCGTGGGAAGTCGCTTCCTTATGGAGTCCGAAAATGTCAGCTTCGGCCAGTCCCTGATGCAGGGCGAACGGGAAATGGACCAGGGACGAACTGTTGTCTACGCCGCCCTCGACGGGCAGGTCGTCGGCTTCTTCGCCCTCACGGACCGGGTCAGACCGGATGCCCGCGACATCGTTGCCCATCTCAAGAAACAGGGCATACGAGTCACCATGCTCTCCGGCGACAATCGCCGCACAGCCGAGGGGATTGCCCGTTCACTCGGGCTCGAGCACTACGAGGCCGAGATTCGTCCCGAACAGAAGAAAATGATGGTGGAATCGTACCGGAAGGTCGGATTTTCGGTGGCGATGGTTGGCGATGGTATCAACGACGCTCCGGCGCTGGCTGCTGCCGATGTCGGTATTGCCCTGGGCGCCGGAACCGATATCGCCGCGGAAGCTTCTGATGTGGTCCTTGTCCGAACGCGGCTGATGGACCTGCGCAAGTTGTTTGATATTTCCGTTGCGAGCATGCGTGTTATAAAACAAAACCTGTTCTGGGCGTTTTTCTACAATGTCGTCGCCATCCCCATCGCCGCCGGTGCGCTCTACCCGATAACCGGTCTGACACTGTCTCCCATGATTGCGGCGGCTGCCATGAGCCTCTCCTCGGTATTTGTCGTCTCCAATTCGCTTCGCCTCTCCCGCCTCGAACTGTAA
- a CDS encoding response regulator transcription factor: MKTILLAEDDTNLAHGLVLHLEAEGYQVAHVDNGNEVLSVFRDGMFDLVLLDIMLPGTDGLSICRQIRNDGSTVPVLFLTARDQSDQKVEGLIAGGDDYITKPFDMAELLARIQGIFRRQAWLMAGDSTSETFEFDGRSLNYKTFEAVGPGGSVRLTHKECMVAKYLVEREGEVVSRDQLLDAVWGYHTYPTNRTVDNFILKLRKIFENDPANPVHFETIRGVGYRFTRGG, encoded by the coding sequence ATGAAGACAATACTGCTGGCAGAAGATGACACCAATCTGGCCCACGGGCTGGTGCTGCACCTCGAGGCCGAGGGCTACCAGGTAGCCCATGTCGACAACGGCAACGAAGTGTTGTCGGTCTTCCGTGATGGCATGTTCGACCTTGTGCTGTTGGACATCATGCTGCCCGGTACCGACGGTTTGTCGATCTGTCGGCAGATTCGAAACGATGGTTCAACCGTTCCGGTACTGTTTCTGACCGCTCGTGATCAAAGCGATCAGAAAGTCGAGGGGCTGATCGCCGGCGGGGACGATTACATAACCAAGCCGTTCGACATGGCCGAGTTGCTGGCGCGTATCCAGGGCATATTCCGACGCCAGGCGTGGCTGATGGCGGGAGATTCTACCTCGGAGACATTCGAGTTTGACGGCCGCTCGCTGAACTACAAAACGTTCGAGGCCGTCGGTCCGGGAGGATCCGTACGACTCACCCACAAGGAGTGCATGGTCGCAAAGTACCTCGTCGAGCGCGAGGGAGAGGTCGTCAGCCGCGATCAACTGCTCGATGCGGTTTGGGGCTATCACACCTATCCCACGAACCGGACCGTCGATAATTTCATCCTGAAACTTCGCAAGATCTTCGAAAACGATCCCGCCAACCCGGTCCACTTTGAGACGATCCGAGGGGTGGGATATCGTTTCACACGGGGCGGCTGA